Part of the Longimicrobium sp. genome is shown below.
CGCAGGATGCACGCGTTGGCCCCCTCCGTACCTCGCTCTCCGTCGCTGGAGAGAATCGACGTCGGAGGCACTCTTCGCGTGTGAGGCGACCTCACTGACGTCTACGTGCAACAGGATAGGAGAAATCCTGCTGCGGTCAACAGATTTTCAGCGAATCCAACGTTTTAGGCTGAAAAAAGCTAGCACTGGCGCCAAGTTGGTTTCCTGCGTGTAGCTCCGACTGTCGAACGTCTGCGCAGAGGAAGCAGAGGTAGCAGAGGAAAACCACGACAAGTGATGAGTTCTCTGCTTCCTCTGCTTCCTCTGCTGACTCTGCGTGAGGCTTTGCTGTTTCCCGGGCCTACTTCCGGAACACCACCCGCCCGCCGACGACCGTCAGCACCGGCGCGGCCTTGAGGATCTCGACCTCGGGGATGGTCAGGAGGTCGCGGTCCCAGACGACGAGATCGGCGAGCATCCCGGGCTCCAGCGTGCCCTTCACCTTCTCCTGCCACTCGCCGTACGCGGGCGTGGCGGTGTAGAGCCGGATCGCCTCGGCGCGGGTGAGGCGCTGCTCGGGGAGCCAGCCGCCGGGGGGAGTGCCGGGCTCCTCGCGGCTCTGGCGGGTGACGGCGGAGTAGATCCCCTCCACCGGCGGCATCGGCTCCACGGGAAAGTCGGTGCCGAAGATGACGGTGGCGCCGGCGTCCAGGAGCGAGCGCCAGACGTACGCCCCCTCCGCGGCGCGCTCGCGGCCGATGCGCGTCTCGGCCCAGCGCATGTCGCTGGTGGCGTGCGTGGGCTGCATCGACGCCAGCACCCCCAGCCGCCGAAAGCGGGGGATGTCGGCGCGGTCGAGCACCTGCGCGTGCTCGATGCGGTGCCGGCGCTCGCGCGGGCCGTTGGCGCGGGCGGCGCGCTCGAAGGCGTCGAGCACCTGGCGGTTGGCGGCGTCGCCGATGGCGTGGATGATCACCTGCAGCCCGGCGGCGTCGGCGGCGGTCACCAGCGAGTCGAGCTCGGCGTCGGTGTGCTGCGGCAGCCCGCGCGTGGAGGGGTCGTCGGAGAACGGCTCCAGCATGGCGGCGGTGCGCGAGCCGAGCGTGCCGTCGGCGTACGCCTTCAGCATCCCGATTCTCAGCCACTCGTCGCCGAAGCCGGCGGTGATCCCCAGCGCGCGCATCGCCTGGATCACGCGCATCTCCAGCGGGTGCCAGGCGTAGACGCGCACGGTGAGCGAGTCGCGCTGGCGCAGCTCCCGGTAGACGGCCACGTCGGTCCCCGAGGCGCTGGTCTGCACGCTGGTGACGCCGCTCCTGGCCGCCAGCTCCAGCGCGGCGCGGATGGCGCGGCGCACCTGCGCTCGCGTGGGGTCGGGGACGTGCCGGGCCACCAGCTCCTCGGCGGACTCCTTCAGGATCCCCGTCGGCTCGCCCGTGCGCGGGTCCTTCACCACCTCGCCGCCGGACGGGTTCGGCGTGGCGCCCGTCACCCCGGCGATGCGGAGCGCCTCGGAGTTCGCCCACGCGGTGTGGCCGTCCACGCGGGAGAGGAGCACCGGGTTGCGCGGCGCCGCGCGGTCCAGCACCTCCTTGGTCGGCCAGCCGCCGGGGCCGAGCTCGGAGGCGGGGAGGCGCGTCTGGTCCCACCCGCGCCCCAGGATCCACTCGCCGGGCTGAGCCTGCGCCGCGGCCGCCGCCACGCGCCGCTCGATCTCGGCCACCGAGGTGGTGCCCAGCAGGTCCACCGCCAGCAGCGCCGCCCCGCCGGAGGCGAAGTGGATGTGCGCGTCGTTGAACCCCGGCGTCACCAGCTTCCCCGCGAGCCGCACGACCTGGGTGCGCGGCCCCACCAGCCGCCCGATCTGCGCGTCCGTGCCGACGGCCACCACGCGGCCCTCCCGCACCGCCAGCGCCCGCGTCACCGTCCCGGCGCGGTCGGCCACGAACACCTTGCCGCCCAACAGCACCATGTCC
Proteins encoded:
- a CDS encoding amidohydrolase → MRRILLAAGALLLAASAATAQQTPRSNAAGPAQGPFADMVLLGGKVFVADRAGTVTRALAVREGRVVAVGTDAQIGRLVGPRTQVVRLAGKLVTPGFNDAHIHFASGGAALLAVDLLGTTSVAEIERRVAAAAAQAQPGEWILGRGWDQTRLPASELGPGGWPTKEVLDRAAPRNPVLLSRVDGHTAWANSEALRIAGVTGATPNPSGGEVVKDPRTGEPTGILKESAEELVARHVPDPTRAQVRRAIRAALELAARSGVTSVQTSASGTDVAVYRELRQRDSLTVRVYAWHPLEMRVIQAMRALGITAGFGDEWLRIGMLKAYADGTLGSRTAAMLEPFSDDPSTRGLPQHTDAELDSLVTAADAAGLQVIIHAIGDAANRQVLDAFERAARANGPRERRHRIEHAQVLDRADIPRFRRLGVLASMQPTHATSDMRWAETRIGRERAAEGAYVWRSLLDAGATVIFGTDFPVEPMPPVEGIYSAVTRQSREEPGTPPGGWLPEQRLTRAEAIRLYTATPAYGEWQEKVKGTLEPGMLADLVVWDRDLLTIPEVEILKAAPVLTVVGGRVVFRK